From the genome of Psychroserpens ponticola, one region includes:
- the nrfD gene encoding NrfD/PsrC family molybdoenzyme membrane anchor subunit, with translation MASHYEAPIRRPLVTGEKSYHDVSVDVAAPVEGKANKSWWIVFSIALIAFLWGIGCIIYTISTGIGVWGLNKTVGWAWDITNFVWWVGIGHAGTLISAVLLLFRQKWRMAINRSAEAMTIFSVVQAGLFPVIHMGRPWLGYWVLPIPNQFGSLWVNFNSPLLWDVFAISTYLSVSLVFWWTGLLPDFAMIRDRAVKPFQKKIYSLLSFGWSGRAKDWQRFEEVSLVLAGLATPLVLSVHTIVSFDFATSVIPGWHTTIFPPYFVAGAIFSGFAMVNTLLIIMRKVCNLEDYITVQHIELMNIVIMLTGSIVGVAYITELFIAWYSGVEYEQYAFLNRATGPYAWAYWMMMSCNVFSPQFMWFKRLRTSIMFSFFISIVVNVGMWFERFVIIVTSLHRDYLPSSWTMFSPTFVDIGIFIGTIGFFFVLFLLYARTFPVIAQAEVKTILKSSGERYKNIRDRGDSLVGTGSDERTSGKATVVKKKESTKPTEDNSAKVTDLLGSIGAFDANSQTADDLKQVNGIGPKMEDVLNSIGIYTFLQVSKMTKREYDLLDSITGSFPGRAERDDWSGQAKKLIN, from the coding sequence ATGGCGTCTCACTACGAAGCACCTATTAGAAGACCCTTAGTTACGGGAGAAAAATCATATCACGATGTATCGGTAGATGTGGCTGCTCCAGTTGAAGGAAAAGCAAACAAATCTTGGTGGATTGTATTTTCAATAGCACTAATTGCCTTCCTTTGGGGAATAGGATGTATTATTTATACAATTTCTACTGGAATTGGTGTTTGGGGTCTAAACAAAACCGTTGGTTGGGCTTGGGATATTACTAACTTCGTTTGGTGGGTTGGTATTGGTCATGCTGGAACACTAATTTCTGCTGTACTTTTACTATTCCGTCAAAAATGGAGAATGGCAATTAACCGTTCTGCAGAAGCAATGACCATTTTTTCAGTTGTACAAGCAGGTTTGTTTCCTGTTATTCATATGGGACGACCTTGGTTAGGGTATTGGGTGTTACCTATTCCAAACCAATTTGGTTCACTTTGGGTAAACTTTAACTCACCATTACTTTGGGATGTTTTTGCAATCTCAACATACCTTTCGGTATCATTAGTATTCTGGTGGACAGGCTTACTTCCTGATTTTGCAATGATAAGAGATAGAGCTGTTAAACCTTTCCAAAAGAAAATCTATTCATTATTGAGTTTCGGATGGTCTGGTAGAGCAAAAGATTGGCAACGTTTTGAAGAAGTATCTTTAGTTCTTGCTGGTTTGGCAACACCTCTTGTGCTTTCTGTACATACAATTGTATCCTTCGATTTCGCAACTTCAGTGATTCCAGGTTGGCATACGACGATTTTTCCTCCTTACTTTGTTGCAGGAGCGATTTTTTCTGGCTTTGCAATGGTAAACACACTCTTAATTATTATGCGAAAAGTGTGTAATTTAGAAGATTATATTACTGTTCAACATATCGAATTAATGAACATCGTAATTATGCTTACTGGTTCTATTGTAGGTGTGGCATATATTACAGAGTTATTCATTGCGTGGTATTCTGGTGTTGAGTATGAACAATACGCATTCTTAAATAGAGCAACAGGTCCTTATGCTTGGGCATATTGGATGATGATGTCATGTAACGTATTCTCACCTCAATTTATGTGGTTTAAAAGATTGCGAACAAGTATTATGTTCTCATTCTTCATCTCTATTGTTGTTAATGTTGGGATGTGGTTTGAACGTTTCGTAATTATTGTAACATCATTGCATAGAGATTATTTACCATCATCTTGGACAATGTTTTCACCAACATTTGTTGATATCGGAATTTTCATAGGAACTATTGGTTTCTTCTTCGTATTATTCTTATTGTATGCAAGAACTTTCCCTGTAATAGCTCAAGCAGAAGTGAAAACGATTTTGAAATCTTCTGGTGAACGTTATAAAAATATTAGAGATAGAGGAGATAGTCTAGTTGGTACAGGTTCTGATGAAAGAACATCTGGTAAAGCAACAGTTGTTAAAAAGAAAGAATCAACTAAACCTACTGAAGATAATTCAGCAAAAGTAACAGATCTATTAGGTTCGATTGGTGCTTTTGATGCGAACTCTCAAACTGCTGATGATTTAAAACAAGTAAACGGCATTGGACCTAAAATGGAAGACGTATTGAATAGTATTGGTATTTATACATTCCTTCAAGTTAGCAAAATGACAAAAAGAGAATATGACTTGCTAGATTCAATTACAGGTTCTTTTCCAGGAAGAGCTGAACGTGACGATTGGTCTGGACAAGCTAAAAAATTAATAAACTAA
- a CDS encoding DUF3341 domain-containing protein → MEASKVIHAIYTDDDVLMNAVKKVKAERHHIEEIYTPFPVHGLDKAMGLEPTRIAIAAFMYGCVGLTVAIVMMNFIMIEDWPQNIGGKPSFSYIENMPAFVPIMFELTVFFAAHLMVITFYLRSRMWPFKKAENPDPRTTDDHFLMEIAVNGNENELSELLKETGAVEINLIDKEH, encoded by the coding sequence ATGGAAGCTTCAAAAGTAATTCACGCTATTTATACAGATGATGACGTCTTGATGAATGCTGTCAAGAAAGTTAAGGCAGAAAGACATCACATCGAAGAGATTTATACTCCTTTTCCTGTTCACGGACTAGATAAGGCGATGGGTTTAGAACCAACTCGTATTGCAATTGCTGCATTTATGTATGGATGTGTAGGTTTAACAGTTGCAATTGTGATGATGAATTTTATCATGATTGAAGATTGGCCACAAAATATTGGAGGAAAGCCTAGTTTTAGTTACATTGAAAACATGCCAGCTTTTGTGCCTATTATGTTTGAGCTGACTGTGTTTTTTGCAGCTCACTTAATGGTAATCACGTTTTACTTAAGAAGTAGAATGTGGCCATTTAAAAAAGCTGAAAACCCTGATCCTAGAACTACTGATGATCATTTCCTTATGGAAATAGCTGTTAATGGTAACGAAAACGAATTGTCAGAGTTATTAAAAGAAACTGGAGCAGTAGAAATTAATTTAATTGATAAAGAGCACTAA
- a CDS encoding c-type cytochrome, with amino-acid sequence MKSLFKIIVVLMVFVSILSCKKDTRPNYQFMPNMYEPIGYETYAESDAFPGGVEAQLPAEGSIPRGDFMPFEIENTNDGYLFAKESLKSSLNSIQVDSERGKELYNIYCGICHGNKGKGQGKLVKREKILGVPSYDDAGRAITEGSIYHTIYYGKNAMGSYANQLNEEERWQVVDYVLTLKRDLEK; translated from the coding sequence ATGAAAAGCTTATTTAAAATAATAGTAGTATTAATGGTGTTTGTAAGTATTCTCTCATGTAAGAAAGATACTAGACCAAACTACCAGTTTATGCCAAATATGTATGAGCCTATAGGTTATGAAACTTATGCAGAGTCTGATGCTTTTCCTGGAGGAGTTGAAGCTCAGTTACCAGCAGAAGGTTCAATACCAAGAGGAGATTTTATGCCTTTTGAAATTGAAAACACTAATGATGGTTACCTTTTTGCGAAAGAATCTTTAAAGAGTTCACTAAATTCAATACAAGTTGATAGTGAAAGAGGAAAAGAATTATACAATATTTATTGTGGAATTTGCCATGGAAATAAAGGCAAAGGCCAAGGTAAATTAGTGAAAAGAGAAAAAATATTAGGTGTTCCTAGTTATGATGATGCAGGAAGAGCTATTACAGAAGGTAGTATTTATCATACTATTTACTACGGAAAAAATGCAATGGGTTCTTATGCTAATCAGTTAAATGAAGAAGAGCGTTGGCAAGTTGTTGATTACGTATTGACGTTAAAAAGAGACTTAGAAAAATAA
- a CDS encoding quinol:cytochrome C oxidoreductase, which produces MYTFSSKLKSVAIGLMIIGAIGVAYGFFSSHKDFAQVEEMLASESHHGDGHGETANHHEAEADDSHAVDHAQGTEHAHDEVTHAVAPVHGEHAEVDEHTKHVNHVMHAMHNRPWSALYVAAFFFFMIALGVLAFYAVQYAAQAGWSPLLLRVMEGITAYMLPGALIVLGIAALSHYVGHNNIFVWMNPDMVDPSSEHYDKLVAGKKGWLNVGMFILRGLIFIGGWFLYRYFSRKFSIAQDKANDDKNFKKTFRISAAFLVFFLYTESMMSWDWIMSVDPHWFSTLFGWYVLAGMMVCGITVISMITIYLKSKGYLPRVNDSHIHDLAKFMFAFSIFWTYLWFSQFMLIWYSNIPEEVTYFVTRFQDYQLPFLGMVAMNFVFPLLVLMNSDYKRIPWFVIMAGIVILCGHYIDIFNMIMPATVGDQWSIGIPEIFSMLFFAGLFIFIVFTALTKAPLTPERNPFLKESEHFHY; this is translated from the coding sequence ATGTATACATTTTCAAGTAAATTAAAATCAGTTGCAATTGGCCTTATGATAATAGGAGCCATTGGAGTTGCTTATGGTTTTTTCTCATCTCATAAAGATTTTGCCCAAGTTGAAGAAATGTTGGCTAGCGAATCTCATCATGGTGATGGTCATGGAGAAACAGCAAATCATCATGAAGCTGAAGCAGATGATTCTCATGCGGTTGACCATGCTCAAGGAACTGAACATGCTCATGATGAAGTTACTCACGCTGTTGCTCCAGTTCATGGAGAACATGCAGAAGTTGATGAACATACAAAACATGTGAATCATGTAATGCATGCTATGCACAATAGACCTTGGTCAGCTTTATATGTTGCAGCTTTTTTCTTCTTTATGATTGCACTTGGTGTGTTAGCTTTTTATGCAGTTCAATATGCTGCACAGGCAGGTTGGTCTCCATTACTATTAAGAGTCATGGAAGGTATTACTGCATACATGTTGCCAGGAGCTTTAATTGTTTTAGGTATAGCAGCATTATCTCACTATGTTGGACATAACAATATTTTTGTTTGGATGAATCCAGATATGGTTGATCCATCAAGTGAACATTATGATAAATTAGTCGCTGGTAAAAAAGGCTGGTTAAATGTTGGGATGTTCATTTTAAGAGGGTTGATATTTATCGGTGGATGGTTTCTTTATAGATATTTCTCTCGTAAATTTTCAATTGCTCAAGATAAAGCAAACGACGACAAAAATTTTAAAAAGACATTCCGTATCTCGGCAGCATTCTTAGTTTTCTTTTTGTATACTGAATCAATGATGTCTTGGGATTGGATTATGAGTGTTGATCCTCACTGGTTCTCAACATTATTTGGATGGTATGTTCTAGCAGGAATGATGGTATGTGGTATCACTGTAATTTCAATGATTACTATTTATTTAAAATCTAAAGGGTATTTGCCTAGAGTAAATGATAGCCATATTCACGATTTAGCTAAATTCATGTTTGCATTTAGTATTTTTTGGACATATTTATGGTTCTCACAATTTATGCTTATTTGGTATTCTAATATTCCAGAAGAAGTTACTTACTTTGTGACACGATTCCAAGATTACCAATTACCTTTCTTAGGGATGGTTGCTATGAACTTTGTGTTCCCATTGTTAGTATTAATGAATAGTGATTACAAACGTATTCCTTGGTTCGTTATTATGGCAGGTATCGTTATTTTATGTGGTCACTATATTGACATATTTAATATGATTATGCCAGCAACAGTTGGTGATCAATGGTCAATTGGAATTCCAGAAATATTTTCAATGTTATTCTTTGCAGGATTATTTATATTTATTGTCTTTACTGCTTTAACAAAAGCGCCATTGACACCAGAGCGTAATCCTTTCTTAAAAGAGAGTGAACATTTCCATTATTAA